From a single Piliocolobus tephrosceles isolate RC106 chromosome 21, ASM277652v3, whole genome shotgun sequence genomic region:
- the LOC113222361 gene encoding multiple epidermal growth factor-like domains protein 8, producing the protein MDIGGTLVKLVCFEAGAMEEGLSRTGMDLGMDLGSEIPEVVVRGRVTRGRRLGCGGSPCSPMPRSPEECRRLRTCSECLARHPRTLQPGDGEASAPRCKWCTNCPEGACIGRNGSCTSENDCRINQREVFWAGNCSEAACGAADCEQCTREGKCMWTRQFKRTGETRRILSVQPTYDWTCFSHSLLNVSPMPVESSPPLPCPTPCHLLPNCTSCLDSKGADGGWQHCVWSSSLQQCLSPSYLPLRCMAGGCGRLLRGPESCSLGCAQATQCASCLRRPHCGWCAWGGQDGGGRCMEGGLSGPRDGLTCGRPGASWAFLSCPPEDECANGHHDCNETQNCHDQPHGYECSCKTGYTMDNVTGLCRPVCAQGCVNGSCVEPDHCRCHFGFVGRNCSTECRCNRHSECAGVGARDHCLLCRNHTKGSHCEQCLPLFVGSAVGGGTCRPCHTFCRGNSHVCISKKEFEMATGEPQKYSLDPEEIENWVTEGPSEDEAMCVNCQNNSYGEKCESCLQGYFLLDGKCTKCQCNGHADTCNEQDGTGCPCQNNTETGTCQGSSPSDRRDCYKYQCAKCRESFHGNPLGGQQCYRLISVEQECCLDPTSQTNCFHEPKRRALGPGRTVLFGVQPKFTNVDIRLTLDVTFGAVDLYVSTSYDTFVVRVAPDTGVHTVHIQPPPLPPPLADGGPRGAADPGGAGASSGPGTPAEPRVREVRPRGLITYVTVTEPSAVLVVRSVRDRLVITYPHEHHALKSSRFYLLLLGVGDPSGPGANGSADSQGLLFFRQDQAHIDLFVFFSVFFSCFFLFLSLCVLLWKAKQALDQRQEQRRHLQEMTKMASRPFAKVTVCFPPDPTAPAPAWKPAGLPPPAFRRSEPFLAPLLLTGAGGPWGPMGGGCCPPAIPATTAGLRAGPITLEPTEDGMAGVATLLLQLPGGPHAPNGACLGSALVTLRHRLHEYCGGGGGAGGSGHGAGVGRKGLLSQDNLTSMSL; encoded by the exons ATGGACATCGGTGGAACGCTGGTTAAATTGGTCTGCTTTGAGGCC GGAGCCATGGAAGAAGGCCTGAGCAGGACAGGGATGGACCTAGGGATGGACCTAGGCAGTGAGATCCCTGAAGTTGTTGTGAGGGGCAGAGTAACGAGAGGCCGCAG ACTGGGCTGTGGGGGCTCCCCCTGCTCCCCAATGCCTCGCTCCCCAGAGGAATGTCGACGTCTCCGGACCTGCAGTGAGTGCCTGGCCCGCCATCCTCGGACCCTGCAACCTGGAGATGGAGAG GCATCCGCTCCCCGCTGTAAGTGGTGTACCAACTGCCCCGAGGGTGCTTGTATTGGACGCAATGGGTCCTGCACCTCTGAGAATGACTGTCGGATCAACCAGCGAGAGGTCTTCTGGGCAGGGAACTGTTCCGAGGCTGCGTGCGGGGCTGCCGACTGCGAGCAGTGCACGCGGGAGGGCAAATGCATGTGGACGCGGCAGTTCAAGAGGACAG GGGAGACCCGCCGCATCCTGTCCGTGCAGCCCACCTATGACTGGACCTGTTTCAGCCACTCTCTGCTGAATGTGTCCCCTATGCCGGTGGAATCATCACCCCcactgccctgccccaccccttGTCACCTCCTACCCAATTGCACCTCCTGCCTGGACTCTAAGGGAGCGGATGGGGGCTGGCAGCACTGTGTCTGGAGCAGCAGCCTGCAGCAG TGTCTGAGCCCTTCCTACCTGCCCCTGCGATGTATGGCCGGAGGCTGTGGGCGGCTGCTCCGGGGACCTGAGAGCTGCTCCCTGGGCTGTGCTCAAGCAACCCAATGTGCCTCGTGCCTACGGCGCCCCCATTGCGGCTGGTGTGCCTGGGGGGGCCAGGATGGAGGCGGTCGCTGCATGGAGGGTGGACTTAGCGGCCCTCGTGATG GGCTGACGTGTGGGCGTCCGGGGGCCTCCTGGGCCTTCCTGTCCTGCCCCCCCGAGGACGAGTGTGCAAACGGGCACCACGACTGCAACGAGACGCAGAATTGCCACGACCAGCCCCATGGCTATGAGTGCAGCTGCAAGACAGGCTACACCATGGACAA CGTGACAGGGCTGTGCCGCCCTGTGTGCGCCCAGGGCTGCGTGAACGGCTCATGCGTGGAGCCCGACCACTGCCGCTGCCACTTTGGCTTTGTGGGTCGCAACTGCTCCACAGAATGCCGCTGCAACCGCCACAGTGAATGTGCTGGTGTTGGGGCGCGCGACCACTGCCTGCTCTGCCGCAACCACACCAAG GGCAGCCACTGTGAGCAGTGCCTCCCGCTGTTTGTGGGTTCAGCTGTCGGGGGCGGGACCTGCCGGCCTTGCCACACCTTCTGTCGTGGAAATAGCCACGTCTGCATCTCCAAGAAGGAGTTCGAAATGGCCACGGGAGAGCCACAGAAGTACTCACTGGACCCAGAGGAG ATTgaaaactgggtgacagagggtcCTAGTGAAGACGAGGCCATGTGTGTGAACTGCCAGAATAACAGCTATGGGGAGAAATGCGAGAGCTGCCTGCAGGGCTACTTCCTCCTGGACGGGAAGTGCACCAA ATGCCAGTGTAACGGCCACGCGGACACATGTAACGAGCAGGATGGGACGGGCTGTCCGTGTCAGAACAACACAGAGACAGGCACATGCCAGGGCAGCTCCCCCAGTGACCGTCGAGACTGCTACAAGTACCAG TGTGCCAAGTGCCGAGAATCATTCCATGGGAACCCGCTGGGCGGCCAGCAGTGCTACCGCCTCATTTCAGTGGAGCAGGAGTGCTGCCTGGACCCCACGTCGCAGACCAACTGCTTCCATGAGCCCAAGCGCCGGGCACTAGGCCCTGGCCGCACTGTCCTCTTTGGTGTGCAGCCCAAATTCACCAACGTGGACATCCGCCTGACGCTGGACGTGACCTTTGGGGCCGTGGACCTCTATGTCTCCACCTCCTATGACACCTTCGTGGTCCGTGTGGCCCCTGACACTGGCGTCCATACTGTACACATCCAGCCACCCCCACTTCCGCCACCCCTTGCAGATGGTGGGCCCCGGGGGGCTGCGGATCCAGGAGGAGCAGGAGCCAGCAGTGGACCGGGCACCCCAGCAGAGCCACGGGTACGGGAGGTGCGGCCACGGGGCCTGATTACCTACGTGACAGTGACGGAGCCGTCAGCAGTGCTGGTGGTCCGCAGTGTGCGGGACCGGCTGGTCATCACCTACCCGCACGAGCACCATGCCCTCAAGTCGAGCCGCTTCTACCTGCTGCTGCTGGGCGTGGGAGACCCAAGTGGGCCCGGTGCCAACGGCTCAGCCGACTCGCAGGGCCTGCTCTTCTTCCGGCAGGACCAGGCCCACATCGACCTGTTTGTCTTCTTCTCCGTCTTCTtctcctgcttcttcctcttcctctcactCTGTGTGCTCCTCTGGAAGGCCAAGCAGGCTCTGGATCAGCGGCAGGAGCAGCGCCGGCACTTGCAGGAGATGACCAAGATGGCCAGCCGCCCCTTCGCCAAGGTCACTGTCTGCTTCCCACCTGACCCTACTGCCCCGGCCCCCGCCTGGAAGCCAGCTGGACTCCCACCGCCCGCCTTCCGCCGCTCTGAGCCCTTCCTGGCACCCCTGCTGCTGACAGGGGCCGGTGGTCCCTGGGGACCCATGGGAGGGGGCTGCTGCCCGCCAGCCATCCCTGCCACCACTGCTGGGCTGCGAGCTGGGCCCATCACCCTCGAGCCCACAGAAGATGGCATGGCCGGCGTGGCCACCCTGCTGCTCCAGCTGCCTGGCGGGCCCCATGCACCCAATGGCGCCTGCCTGGGGTCAGCCCTCGTCACACTGCGGCACAGGCTGCATGAGTACTGTGGGGGTGGCGGGGGTGCTGGGGGCAGTGGGCATGGGGCTGGTGTGGGCCGGAAGGGACTGTTGAGCCAGgacaacctcaccagcatgtcCCTCTGA
- the LOC111554066 gene encoding cytochrome c oxidase subunit 6C produces the protein MASEVLPKPQMRGLLAKRLRFHMVTAFVLSLGVAALYKFGVADKRKKAYADFYRNYDAMKDFEEMRKAGIFQSVK, from the coding sequence ATGGCATCCGAAGTTTTGCCAAAACCTCAGATGCGTGGCCTTCTGGCCAAGCGCCTGCGATTTCATATGGTTACAGCATTCGTGCTATCCCTGGGAGTTGCAGCTTTGTATAAGTTTGGTGTGGCtgataaaagaaagaaggcatACGCAGATTTCTACAGAAACTATGATGCCATGAAAGATTTTGAGGAGATGAGGAAGGCTGGTATCTTTCAGAGTGTAAAGTAA